The Bacteroidota bacterium genome window below encodes:
- a CDS encoding T9SS type A sorting domain-containing protein, giving the protein MSSRKTILVILLVIINVMAALYTKASINPMNSAQISTVNAGTIHGPAAVCTNQSTVVYFVDAIPGVINYAWTLPAGATVVSGQGTSSITIDFGSTFGDICVAADDGTGFGSPSCLATYYAPSKPFAPDTIYGQINTVCPGQTLTYSIEEDSIAQDYNWIIPSHMSIVSGENTSTIQVLVDTGFVWGYLRASKSNCRGISAQYVIGVYSAPAKPGSVTGAAVGACSNGTYTYSFAPVPGATSYTWYAPQGCVIASPASSGNPLTTSASTVEITFPSNFVYGTLYITSNSGCNSSELREMQVRSLPQKPGAISGPFYGVCQSNSVMYRIDSVAGATSYNWNFNSSYVVVHGNGNDTITVDFLPGFDHATLCLTADNACGSSIARCGVVFARPQLCHEIEGPTGACNSIPSTSIAFYQVDSLYGASNYVWNVPPGATIIAGQGTTEITVDYMGASSGNVSVTAENSCGISPERNLSIVVNPCRINSSGEVVYKTEFTAFPNPATTEFTIRFESLKNTDYTIRILDITGRVVVSRNRYASSGTNNEIFNVSDLPRGIYLAELDLDNDKQFIKVVVK; this is encoded by the coding sequence ATGTCTTCAAGAAAAACCATTTTAGTTATTCTCCTTGTCATTATTAATGTAATGGCAGCTTTATATACAAAGGCATCGATAAATCCGATGAACAGTGCTCAGATAAGTACTGTAAATGCAGGAACGATTCATGGTCCGGCTGCTGTTTGTACGAATCAGTCAACAGTAGTCTACTTTGTTGATGCAATTCCCGGAGTAATCAATTACGCATGGACATTACCAGCCGGGGCGACAGTTGTTTCCGGTCAAGGGACTTCATCAATTACAATTGATTTCGGATCAACCTTTGGCGATATTTGTGTCGCTGCTGATGATGGTACCGGATTCGGTTCTCCATCTTGCCTTGCAACTTATTATGCGCCATCAAAACCATTTGCACCGGATACGATCTATGGCCAGATCAATACTGTTTGTCCCGGTCAGACTTTAACTTACAGCATCGAAGAAGATTCAATTGCTCAGGATTACAACTGGATTATTCCATCGCACATGTCAATTGTTTCCGGTGAGAATACTTCTACTATACAGGTATTAGTTGACACTGGATTTGTCTGGGGTTATTTACGAGCTTCTAAATCGAATTGCAGAGGTATTTCTGCCCAATATGTAATTGGAGTATATTCTGCACCGGCAAAACCGGGATCAGTTACCGGAGCAGCCGTTGGAGCATGTTCAAATGGAACTTATACCTATTCATTTGCACCGGTACCGGGCGCAACTTCTTATACATGGTATGCACCGCAAGGATGTGTTATTGCTTCTCCTGCGAGTTCAGGAAATCCATTAACAACATCAGCATCGACAGTTGAAATTACGTTTCCGTCAAACTTTGTTTACGGTACTCTTTACATTACATCCAACAGTGGTTGTAATTCAAGTGAACTTCGTGAAATGCAAGTTCGATCGCTTCCTCAAAAACCGGGCGCTATCAGCGGACCGTTTTATGGAGTTTGTCAATCGAATAGTGTTATGTACAGAATCGATTCTGTTGCAGGCGCAACTTCTTACAACTGGAATTTTAACAGCAGCTATGTTGTTGTTCATGGAAACGGTAACGATACTATCACAGTTGACTTCTTACCCGGATTTGATCATGCAACTTTGTGTCTGACTGCAGACAATGCTTGCGGAAGTAGTATAGCACGGTGCGGAGTTGTATTTGCTCGTCCGCAACTTTGTCACGAAATCGAAGGACCAACAGGAGCATGTAATTCCATTCCTTCAACAAGTATAGCATTTTATCAGGTCGATTCATTATATGGTGCATCCAATTATGTCTGGAATGTTCCACCGGGAGCGACAATCATTGCCGGACAGGGCACAACTGAGATCACGGTTGATTATATGGGTGCGTCGAGTGGTAATGTTTCTGTAACTGCAGAAAATTCATGCGGTATCAGCCCTGAAAGAAATTTAAGTATCGTGGTCAATCCATGTAGGATCAATAGTAGTGGAGAAGTTGTCTATAAAACAGAATTCACTGCTTTCCCAAATCCGGCAACTACTGAATTTACGATTCGCTTTGAATCACTAAAAAATACTGATTACACAATTCGTATCCTGGATATAACAGGAAGAGTTGTTGTATCAAGAAACCGTTACGCAAGTTCCGGTACCAACAATGAAATTTTCAATGTATCAGATCTGCCGCGCGGAATTTATCTGGCGGAGTTAGATCTGGATAACGACAAACAATTTATAAAAGTCGTTGTGAAATAA
- a CDS encoding T9SS type A sorting domain-containing protein — MKYFLVVAFAFFNLNLKATNLFKTLNSGNIEFTSSISDNDSTAIFAGQSLNSPSSGILVRINKIGDIIWSKQFSDSLSVKFNQLTFNFDSTKIVVAGEITDTTDHASGLLLELDLDGNLIWQKSYDVDTIKTSFTTLSFTAENKLAISAMITYESLGNYYAVIFIADSSGTIYKKLPYENFDPFSAPIVMSDGTLFLTGIEYNIFDNACYNYGMNIDSGLSIINWKTNYYEANSEPGFTKVGPKNILLKNGNIIFSFSHGTWQSCPHFKTLEIDSAGNVIWVSQGGPGVTVLSDGSIFVEQEQCYNHGFFRMDSTGSSYTNYDLISGNLMNPGITSIGNQLILLTDNGFLLMDSSSCNVVNTGTQSDSGFTFTSLPQLSLPLLTTAQTFPHVNSNLVASGGPNFHIDCGSTLISKSEAPHLRIFPNPASEELNIEINFLQSRKLAYSVSDISGKIIFSEKINLSAGNSFSINTDKLSSGIYFVNLTIDERSMTKKVCVSK; from the coding sequence TACTTCCAGTATCAGTGACAATGATTCAACAGCAATTTTTGCCGGGCAATCTTTAAATAGCCCATCTTCCGGAATATTGGTAAGGATTAATAAAATTGGAGATATAATCTGGTCAAAACAATTTAGTGATAGTCTGTCAGTAAAATTTAATCAGCTTACATTTAACTTCGACAGTACAAAAATTGTTGTAGCAGGTGAAATTACAGATACAACAGATCATGCATCAGGATTATTACTTGAATTAGACCTCGATGGAAATCTGATATGGCAAAAAAGTTATGATGTTGATACCATCAAAACGAGTTTTACAACATTATCCTTTACCGCAGAAAATAAACTGGCAATCTCTGCCATGATCACCTACGAGTCGTTGGGAAATTATTATGCAGTTATATTTATTGCCGATAGCAGCGGAACTATTTATAAAAAGCTGCCATATGAGAATTTTGATCCTTTCTCTGCTCCGATTGTAATGAGTGATGGAACCCTGTTTTTAACCGGTATAGAATATAATATTTTTGACAATGCCTGTTACAACTATGGAATGAACATCGATTCGGGACTTTCGATTATAAACTGGAAGACCAATTATTACGAAGCAAACAGTGAACCCGGCTTCACTAAAGTAGGTCCGAAAAATATTTTATTAAAAAATGGAAATATCATTTTCTCTTTCAGCCATGGTACATGGCAATCATGTCCACATTTCAAAACATTAGAAATTGATTCAGCCGGAAATGTTATATGGGTTTCACAAGGAGGACCCGGAGTTACTGTATTAAGTGATGGAAGTATTTTTGTTGAGCAGGAGCAATGTTATAATCATGGCTTTTTCAGGATGGACTCTACCGGGTCATCTTATACAAATTATGACTTGATCTCCGGAAATTTGATGAACCCCGGAATTACGTCTATCGGAAACCAACTGATATTGTTAACCGACAATGGATTTCTTTTAATGGATAGCAGTTCTTGTAATGTTGTAAACACTGGTACACAGAGTGACTCAGGATTCACCTTTACGAGCTTGCCACAATTGTCTTTACCTCTTCTGACGACTGCACAGACATTTCCCCATGTTAATTCAAATCTTGTAGCATCAGGCGGTCCAAACTTTCACATCGATTGCGGATCCACATTAATTTCAAAAAGTGAAGCACCACATTTGAGAATTTTTCCAAATCCTGCTAGCGAGGAATTAAATATTGAAATAAATTTCCTTCAGTCAAGAAAATTGGCCTATTCAGTTTCAGATATCAGTGGAAAAATAATTTTTTCCGAAAAAATAAATTTGTCGGCAGGAAATTCATTTTCGATTAACACAGATAAACTTTCATCAGGAATATACTTTGTCAACCTTACCATAGATGAAAGATCTATGACTAAAAAGGTATGCGTTTCAAAGTGA